From Vallitalea longa, one genomic window encodes:
- a CDS encoding glycine rich domain-containing protein produces MKKVISCMLVIVLIFASFNTIDINAGITGNAGSLPAGGTANLKGGGIIETTCFRVGIEQQSVKTPIDYNKDCKKSMQDQIEDEYVDRFPDVNFSFIFVPRADYVLPRDTMLGWYVPGAGSLDYATDAHVTYKVRPQSNVTDEVTEHVYADKIKDKVKTLADYSKLAENDAWKKYLLDGDSNEAKSADALAAEDLWSYFFTNYTSTKAPIEFKLKEYVKPVDFRTASEAEVVNNKVNYLDLLMTLYSMSYDNQKRYYRDEINRYIRGNDQKANPTLITIDTCIKVTADEFGSSYLFLPTTYYLEYSAGITPGNRFFENSSKALGNNPTYNMDATGLGHSFQIMDNLINRSIQAQPDKPRITDINDISSNCFAWGITGVLGKARLYTQTDKAVWSPRSKYTGIMEALTFKGSHIGFLVIDSGAATAPPIDLSGSFSVKASDPEITPIKDREVIGDCPIISIKGILKKDEENKWNNVYDRIKDFQSGHPMIKVNLNVSGDDSELADTGDRLNANSKVTGNNKWVPVDKDWLLDFMKGKEEIDFTHNLMDFSIPYSSRKEFIYTADIQVLLDPDEKVITLTGEPASDNKVYVNGDEPDLSVSYTSGFRGWSELKSGSPGYEKFEAMAGTPTTEPLYFISGGSEFIVDFSATYKKNLEVERTYKSVFSGNVPSEFMKGDQAGEYTVPSPSGEKTCDLKVNVHGGDCTVSATWKGDIPNNAKAVSEKGTGRVSVTCSADPDWRKYRADEKLAQAWVKAVNSYTISHTAASDGKTRTFNKWNARMNPSTSPPTDTHDSDSNITHKDVPYIDEDGNKKTKSEPVYGPCEAKAEPSGPGHYTIKVTASIPPHCVCGGEHENIMPPVEDTWTQKITYDTFQIDKAQVWKIDRSNLDGTINLLETDDVTATIKKGDPNIFYNIAATETSKDGRLRYSLEPQMLDTVVWNEGPRTNKSNGKGTNYAANITAPQHNADWATGILYNNPSYSNTLDYHLNNSDSTDQDTVEFKKFEERRAMKNTATVISDYLILQTSSGDQAILYYEKESTEKKAQENFDKVVIPSQEMWENNPESAAKMEEDSINVGSYNGNFTNPNKKYKGSGDKHKTKTIFDSDPAKVVYRPSRPSSLMLYAGNLDVPDTKPNGEYTVGDSTLYYKHILNEKGKSLMYKDEYCSDYRTSGLVVDTTYSDNHTDINDIVIHNPVSSQDAMVMPVEDAMDQRTDSTSILGGNLQEDYIEYVTKLKEIHPKQEFLYNGNAEEVSNLVDIINWQKVSTGTGAVLKQLTNLSKIAGKGSFYIKPPDETTKLAKYSTTTIGSENRNYNFSGKIIVKDCIGYFEIKALNDDGKTLKIWTANSSGTSFTTPKNTVELEVNIIAKKQSGKSGYVIADDLSLTLKDGEKDEWYPLKYTIYQEFDVNNSDYVKPYTIDNPEYQPEQKIKNPNYVKPSYTYEYSGNYQEFTVPVTGTYTLEVWGAQGGGNYGGKGGYSKGNYYLTKGDTARVYVGGQGGKYSGTGYQTVPGGYNGGGSGYGDQRASGGGGATDIRIGGTTLINRVIVAGGGGGQGISSSTYSGGAGGGYAGQDGNRGGYGATQTYGYTKGLGGNGSSSVSSPDNGGGGGGWYGGYGGKDDEAGGGGGSGYIGSVANGYTDVGVREGNGYATITSPSQNEEPEYITIPAKGEPTITINNAHYVPAVVEERIGDAGQTEKVVVKPAKGIPWIQGLAPSLKSYTEVDKTKSQPPDDWYETVEVVIPANPTVPIPGMGNVTAGDFLTLDYPFTVHYPNEGDFYGDGCYGISRTTYNRGKGFVDNMDTTKWTKEKFVKFEFNVIYEGVLYRSGTEISLDVDEEFFEFYLPLANKEAISAGVEFYSVAINGNIVNNSYETNKKRDSNKKAKHSSFKGYNIDLLGRIGNMVIEDTGDFRFANLFKTPKYPTEWLIPNVVKDVDTSNQNQYVGSTYDIRGKLATRYTEYLNTFGTLNFLETKPLEFPLTPSMNNIPALVKQPLRIGYPIFMDIQTIGNYYSSLQVIPYYYKLDLGTGDITKVDVYMRDGDGYVPINIYGNATADWDPDSVYHQPIKLDWEDNKARRNYTSDERDITLEVQELMYNINESGDVVPIAIPTGNDYIYGIPQLLKLDGRNRTFIGTSMTQGIDRNPGDVLDEFEYEEQAQRWHFSLKLPSSSIFVETGKKPTQANIDSVMNNTSVIISALDIKCVGDTYVLNYKHQGGNGSVNIVGKDYSLTKIPQSVVAVFSASKSSADDLDTSGTH; encoded by the coding sequence ATGAAAAAAGTTATATCGTGTATGCTTGTAATTGTACTTATTTTTGCAAGTTTTAACACGATTGATATTAATGCAGGTATTACAGGAAATGCAGGTTCTCTACCTGCTGGAGGTACAGCTAATCTTAAAGGTGGGGGAATTATAGAAACTACTTGTTTTAGAGTAGGAATAGAACAGCAATCTGTTAAGACGCCTATTGATTATAATAAAGATTGTAAAAAGAGCATGCAAGATCAAATAGAAGATGAATACGTTGATAGATTCCCTGATGTAAATTTTAGTTTTATATTTGTTCCTAGAGCTGATTATGTTTTACCTAGAGATACAATGCTAGGGTGGTATGTCCCTGGTGCAGGTTCTTTAGACTATGCTACGGATGCTCATGTAACGTATAAAGTACGTCCACAATCAAATGTTACTGATGAAGTAACAGAACATGTTTATGCAGATAAAATAAAAGATAAGGTTAAAACTTTAGCAGATTATTCAAAACTTGCAGAGAATGATGCTTGGAAAAAATACTTGTTAGATGGTGATTCTAACGAAGCAAAGTCTGCCGACGCATTAGCAGCTGAAGATTTGTGGAGTTACTTTTTTACTAATTACACAAGTACTAAAGCACCTATCGAATTTAAGTTAAAAGAATATGTAAAACCTGTAGATTTTAGAACAGCTTCTGAAGCTGAGGTAGTAAATAATAAAGTTAATTATTTAGATTTATTAATGACTTTATATAGTATGTCTTATGATAATCAAAAGAGATATTATAGAGATGAAATAAATAGATATATTAGAGGAAATGATCAAAAAGCAAATCCAACCTTAATTACCATCGATACTTGTATAAAAGTTACAGCAGATGAATTTGGAAGTTCGTATTTATTTTTACCTACAACTTATTATTTAGAGTATTCAGCAGGTATTACTCCTGGAAATAGATTTTTTGAAAACTCATCAAAAGCACTTGGAAATAATCCTACGTATAACATGGATGCTACTGGATTAGGTCATTCATTTCAAATTATGGATAATTTGATTAATAGGTCTATTCAAGCTCAACCAGATAAACCTCGTATTACAGATATAAATGATATATCTAGTAATTGCTTTGCTTGGGGCATAACTGGAGTTTTAGGTAAGGCAAGACTTTATACGCAAACTGACAAAGCTGTCTGGTCTCCTAGATCAAAATATACTGGAATAATGGAAGCTCTAACGTTTAAAGGCTCACACATTGGATTTTTAGTTATAGACTCAGGAGCAGCTACGGCACCGCCTATAGACCTATCTGGTTCTTTTTCTGTTAAAGCATCAGATCCTGAAATAACTCCTATTAAAGATAGAGAAGTTATTGGTGATTGTCCTATTATAAGTATTAAAGGTATTCTCAAGAAGGATGAAGAGAATAAGTGGAACAATGTTTATGATCGTATTAAAGATTTTCAATCTGGACATCCTATGATAAAAGTAAATTTAAATGTTTCTGGAGATGATTCTGAATTAGCTGATACAGGTGATCGATTAAATGCTAATAGTAAAGTCACAGGTAATAATAAATGGGTACCTGTAGATAAAGATTGGTTACTAGATTTTATGAAAGGTAAAGAAGAAATTGATTTTACTCATAATTTAATGGATTTTAGTATACCTTATAGTTCTAGAAAAGAGTTTATATACACAGCTGATATACAAGTACTTTTAGATCCTGACGAAAAAGTAATAACTTTAACTGGAGAACCTGCTAGTGATAATAAAGTATATGTAAATGGTGATGAACCTGATTTATCAGTATCATATACTTCAGGATTTAGAGGATGGTCTGAGTTAAAATCAGGTTCTCCTGGTTATGAAAAATTTGAAGCAATGGCAGGAACTCCTACAACAGAACCTTTATACTTTATAAGTGGTGGTTCTGAGTTTATAGTTGATTTTTCTGCAACTTATAAAAAGAATTTAGAAGTTGAAAGAACGTATAAATCTGTATTTAGTGGAAACGTACCTTCCGAATTTATGAAGGGCGATCAGGCGGGCGAATATACTGTTCCTAGTCCTTCAGGTGAAAAAACTTGTGATTTAAAAGTTAATGTTCATGGTGGAGATTGTACAGTGTCAGCGACTTGGAAAGGTGATATACCTAACAATGCGAAAGCTGTTAGTGAGAAGGGAACAGGGCGCGTATCAGTTACATGTTCTGCTGATCCTGATTGGCGTAAATATAGAGCAGATGAAAAGTTAGCACAAGCATGGGTTAAAGCTGTAAACAGTTATACTATATCGCATACAGCGGCTAGCGATGGTAAAACCAGAACTTTTAATAAATGGAATGCTAGAATGAATCCGTCAACGAGTCCTCCTACAGATACTCATGATTCAGATAGTAATATAACTCATAAAGATGTACCTTACATAGATGAAGACGGTAATAAGAAAACTAAATCAGAGCCTGTTTATGGACCTTGTGAAGCTAAAGCAGAACCTAGTGGTCCAGGTCATTATACTATTAAGGTTACTGCTAGTATTCCACCTCACTGTGTATGTGGAGGAGAACATGAAAATATAATGCCTCCTGTAGAGGATACCTGGACTCAAAAAATAACGTATGATACATTTCAAATAGACAAAGCTCAAGTGTGGAAAATAGATAGATCTAATTTAGATGGTACAATAAATTTATTAGAAACTGACGATGTTACTGCAACTATCAAGAAAGGTGACCCTAATATATTTTATAATATAGCAGCAACAGAGACATCTAAAGATGGACGGTTAAGATATTCGTTAGAACCCCAAATGTTAGATACTGTTGTTTGGAATGAAGGACCTAGAACAAATAAATCTAATGGAAAAGGTACTAATTATGCAGCTAATATAACTGCACCACAACATAATGCGGATTGGGCTACAGGTATTTTATATAATAATCCATCTTATTCAAATACATTGGATTATCACTTAAACAATTCAGATTCAACAGATCAAGATACAGTTGAATTCAAAAAGTTTGAGGAACGACGTGCTATGAAAAATACAGCTACTGTCATTAGCGATTATTTGATATTGCAAACTTCTTCAGGTGACCAAGCTATATTATATTATGAGAAAGAATCTACTGAAAAGAAAGCACAAGAAAACTTTGATAAAGTAGTAATACCTTCACAAGAGATGTGGGAAAATAATCCTGAGTCAGCGGCTAAGATGGAAGAAGATTCTATAAATGTAGGTTCTTATAATGGGAACTTTACAAATCCTAATAAAAAGTACAAAGGTTCTGGAGATAAGCACAAGACTAAAACTATTTTTGATTCAGATCCTGCAAAAGTAGTATATAGACCTAGTAGACCTTCTAGTTTAATGTTGTATGCTGGTAATTTAGATGTACCTGATACAAAACCAAATGGTGAATACACAGTTGGTGATTCCACTTTATATTATAAACATATACTAAACGAAAAAGGGAAAAGTTTGATGTATAAAGACGAATATTGTTCAGATTATAGAACCAGTGGTTTAGTAGTTGATACCACTTATTCTGATAATCATACTGATATAAATGATATAGTTATACATAATCCAGTTTCATCTCAAGATGCAATGGTAATGCCTGTGGAAGATGCAATGGATCAAAGAACTGATTCTACTTCTATATTAGGAGGAAACTTACAAGAAGATTACATTGAGTATGTAACGAAATTAAAAGAAATCCATCCTAAACAAGAATTTTTATATAATGGAAATGCAGAAGAAGTTTCTAATTTAGTTGATATAATAAATTGGCAAAAAGTTTCTACAGGTACTGGAGCAGTTTTGAAACAGTTAACTAATTTATCTAAAATAGCAGGTAAAGGTTCTTTCTATATAAAACCACCTGATGAAACTACAAAATTAGCTAAATATTCAACAACTACTATAGGTTCGGAAAATAGAAATTATAATTTTTCAGGTAAGATTATAGTTAAAGATTGTATTGGATATTTTGAGATAAAAGCTCTTAATGATGATGGTAAAACTTTAAAAATATGGACAGCAAATAGTTCAGGTACTAGTTTTACAACACCAAAGAATACTGTCGAATTAGAGGTTAATATAATAGCAAAAAAACAATCAGGTAAGTCAGGTTATGTTATTGCAGATGACTTATCTTTAACTCTAAAAGATGGTGAAAAAGATGAATGGTATCCTTTAAAATATACTATCTACCAGGAATTTGATGTAAATAATTCTGATTATGTAAAACCGTATACTATAGATAATCCAGAGTATCAACCTGAACAGAAAATCAAGAATCCCAATTATGTAAAGCCAAGCTATACTTACGAGTATTCAGGTAATTACCAAGAATTTACTGTGCCTGTAACAGGTACTTATACTTTAGAAGTATGGGGAGCTCAAGGTGGAGGTAATTATGGTGGTAAAGGTGGATATTCAAAAGGTAATTATTATCTAACTAAAGGAGACACTGCTAGAGTATATGTTGGTGGTCAAGGAGGAAAGTATAGTGGGACTGGTTATCAGACTGTACCTGGTGGTTATAATGGCGGAGGTTCTGGTTATGGAGATCAAAGAGCATCAGGTGGAGGTGGTGCTACTGATATAAGAATAGGTGGTACTACTTTAATAAATAGAGTAATCGTAGCTGGCGGAGGTGGTGGCCAAGGAATATCATCTTCTACTTATAGTGGAGGAGCTGGCGGAGGTTATGCTGGGCAAGATGGTAATCGAGGCGGTTATGGCGCTACACAAACATACGGCTATACAAAAGGTTTAGGAGGTAATGGATCGAGCTCTGTATCTTCACCAGATAATGGAGGTGGAGGTGGAGGCTGGTACGGCGGTTATGGTGGTAAGGATGATGAAGCTGGAGGCGGTGGCGGCTCTGGTTATATTGGTAGTGTAGCTAATGGCTATACAGATGTTGGCGTTAGAGAAGGTAACGGTTATGCAACTATAACTTCACCATCACAGAATGAAGAACCCGAATATATTACCATACCTGCTAAAGGAGAACCCACTATTACAATAAATAATGCTCATTACGTACCAGCTGTGGTTGAAGAAAGAATAGGTGATGCAGGTCAAACTGAAAAAGTTGTTGTTAAACCTGCTAAAGGAATACCATGGATACAAGGATTGGCTCCAAGTCTTAAATCATATACAGAAGTAGATAAAACTAAATCGCAGCCACCAGACGATTGGTATGAAACAGTTGAAGTTGTAATCCCAGCGAATCCAACAGTTCCAATACCGGGTATGGGTAATGTAACTGCGGGAGATTTTTTAACTTTGGATTATCCTTTTACGGTACACTATCCAAATGAAGGAGATTTTTATGGTGATGGTTGTTATGGTATATCTAGGACTACTTATAATAGAGGTAAGGGATTCGTAGATAATATGGATACAACTAAATGGACTAAAGAGAAATTTGTTAAATTTGAATTTAATGTTATATATGAAGGTGTTCTTTATAGATCAGGCACTGAAATATCTTTAGATGTGGATGAGGAGTTTTTTGAATTTTATTTACCTTTAGCTAATAAAGAAGCCATAAGTGCTGGCGTTGAGTTTTACTCTGTAGCTATAAACGGAAACATCGTTAACAACTCATATGAGACTAATAAAAAAAGAGATTCTAATAAAAAGGCTAAGCATTCATCCTTTAAAGGTTATAATATAGATTTATTAGGAAGAATAGGTAATATGGTTATAGAAGATACTGGTGATTTCAGATTCGCTAATTTATTTAAAACTCCAAAATATCCTACTGAATGGTTAATACCTAATGTTGTTAAAGATGTAGATACAAGTAATCAAAATCAATATGTTGGTTCGACTTATGACATAAGGGGTAAGTTAGCAACTCGGTATACTGAATACCTTAATACTTTTGGTACATTGAATTTCTTAGAAACAAAGCCACTTGAATTTCCGTTAACACCATCAATGAATAATATACCAGCTCTTGTTAAGCAGCCGTTAAGAATAGGTTATCCGATATTTATGGATATTCAAACAATAGGTAATTATTATTCATCATTACAAGTTATACCTTATTATTATAAATTAGATCTAGGTACAGGTGATATAACAAAAGTAGATGTATATATGAGAGATGGGGATGGATATGTACCTATCAATATATACGGAAACGCTACGGCTGATTGGGATCCTGATAGTGTGTATCATCAACCAATAAAATTAGATTGGGAAGATAATAAGGCAAGAAGAAATTATACATCTGATGAGAGAGATATCACATTAGAGGTACAAGAGCTAATGTACAATATTAATGAATCAGGAGACGTAGTACCTATTGCAATACCTACAGGAAATGATTATATTTACGGTATCCCTCAATTACTTAAATTAGATGGTAGAAATAGAACATTTATTGGAACATCTATGACACAAGGTATAGATAGAAATCCTGGAGATGTACTAGATGAATTTGAATACGAGGAACAAGCTCAAAGATGGCATTTCAGTCTTAAGTTACCTTCTTCATCTATTTTTGTTGAAACAGGTAAAAAGCCTACTCAAGCTAACATTGATAGCGTTATGAATAATACAAGCGTCATTATAAGTGCATTAGATATTAAATGTGTAGGCGATACTTATGTGTTGAATTATAAACATCAAGGTGGAAATGGTTCGGTTAATATTGTAGGTAAAGATTACTCTTTAACTAAAATACCTCAAAGTGTTGTAGCAGTTTTTTCAGCATCTAAGTCATCAGCAGATGATTTAGATACTTCTGGAACTCATTAA